The Paenibacillus thermoaerophilus genome includes a window with the following:
- a CDS encoding GNAT family N-acetyltransferase, with the protein MDIRMLQSGELKEAARLADRTFRDESQPSMAVSFPYIFSEAVQPFSFGAFDQGKLVSFFGFVPWTVRVGEARLRAFFVGSVCTDPAYRGQGIASRILERIVAFADEAGASLIFVSGSRSLYVRAHCYPFGRFRRYRLDGETAARLKRQPDADGYAVREAGPADLFAIHALSAARTVRFEADVNGLGALLKAQAVPSIMKGEQRVYVAEAGKEVRAFAVVAAGAERTAVLEWAGDPAATAVLAADCALGIGGGAALELAVPGADLELRRRLEDAGAEAREENNEGTVRIVRLERLLEQLRPWLGERTLPAEGLTPEQLTALCFDRAAGGHDCPERTNWEPVPLPYTGGLYFI; encoded by the coding sequence ATGGATATCCGTATGCTCCAAAGCGGGGAATTAAAAGAAGCGGCGCGGCTGGCTGACCGGACGTTTCGGGACGAGAGCCAGCCTTCGATGGCCGTCAGTTTTCCGTACATTTTTTCCGAGGCGGTGCAGCCGTTCTCGTTCGGCGCGTTCGATCAAGGGAAACTGGTCTCTTTCTTCGGCTTCGTTCCGTGGACCGTCCGCGTCGGCGAAGCGCGGCTGCGGGCCTTCTTCGTCGGTTCCGTCTGCACGGACCCGGCTTACCGGGGACAAGGCATCGCTTCCCGCATCCTGGAACGGATCGTCGCGTTCGCCGACGAGGCGGGCGCCTCCTTGATCTTCGTGTCGGGGTCCCGCTCGCTGTACGTCCGCGCGCATTGCTACCCGTTCGGCCGCTTCCGCCGCTACAGGCTGGACGGCGAAACGGCGGCCAGGCTGAAGCGCCAGCCGGACGCCGACGGTTATGCCGTCAGGGAAGCCGGGCCCGCCGACCTGTTCGCGATCCATGCGTTGTCTGCCGCAAGAACGGTGCGGTTCGAAGCGGACGTGAACGGGCTGGGAGCGCTTCTGAAAGCGCAGGCCGTCCCGAGCATTATGAAGGGGGAGCAGCGGGTGTACGTCGCGGAAGCCGGGAAGGAGGTCCGCGCCTTCGCCGTCGTCGCCGCAGGCGCCGAGCGGACCGCCGTTCTGGAGTGGGCCGGAGACCCCGCCGCGACCGCGGTTTTGGCGGCGGACTGCGCGCTCGGGATCGGCGGAGGGGCCGCGTTGGAGCTGGCCGTTCCCGGCGCCGACCTGGAGCTGCGCCGCAGGCTGGAGGACGCCGGCGCCGAGGCGCGGGAGGAAAACAACGAAGGTACGGTGCGCATCGTTCGGCTCGAACGGCTGCTTGAACAGCTCCGGCCGTGGCTCGGCGAACGAACGCTCCCGGCCGAAGGGTTGACGCCGGAGCAACTGACGGCGCTCTGCTTCGACCGCGCGGCTGGCGGCCACGACTGCCCGGAACGGACGAACTGGGAGCCGGTTCCGCTTCCTTATACGGGCGGATTGTACTTCATCTGA
- a CDS encoding polyphosphate polymerase domain-containing protein, which yields MHKSKRTFRTEHKYYLHVHDYLSIRSRISAVLPMDSHSIQPDGYCIRSLYFDGPHDHALYDKNNGIFSREKYRIRIYNGSDDVINLERKSKRGDFVCKESVRISREEYERIRAGDCEALKQRDSELLRDFHAALAYRAFRPTAIVDYWREAYVYEYGNVRITFDKKLSSGINTTDLFDEHLSLQEAIPATRTIMEVKFDSFLPDMIRQLIQPVSHLRSSISKYVICREIRLLHFKEKG from the coding sequence GTGCACAAAAGCAAGCGGACGTTCCGCACGGAGCACAAATACTATCTTCATGTGCACGACTATTTGTCGATCCGCTCCCGCATATCCGCCGTATTGCCGATGGACTCGCATTCGATTCAACCGGACGGCTACTGCATCCGCAGTCTGTACTTCGACGGTCCGCACGACCATGCGCTGTATGACAAGAATAACGGCATATTCAGCCGAGAGAAGTACCGTATCCGCATCTACAACGGAAGCGACGATGTGATCAACCTGGAGCGCAAAAGCAAACGCGGCGACTTCGTCTGCAAAGAATCCGTGCGAATCAGCAGAGAAGAATACGAGCGAATTCGGGCGGGGGACTGCGAGGCGCTTAAACAGCGGGATTCCGAACTGCTGCGCGATTTCCATGCGGCGCTTGCGTATCGGGCATTCCGTCCGACGGCCATTGTCGACTATTGGCGCGAGGCTTATGTTTACGAATACGGCAACGTGCGGATTACCTTCGACAAGAAGCTGTCCTCGGGGATCAACACCACCGATCTCTTCGACGAGCATTTGTCGCTGCAAGAAGCGATCCCCGCAACGCGGACGATTATGGAAGTGAAATTCGACTCCTTCCTGCCCGATATGATCCGCCAGTTGATCCAGCCGGTAAGCCATCTGCGGTCGTCGATTTCCAAATATGTGATTTGCCGGGAGATTCGCCTGTTGCATTTCAAAGAAAAAGGTTGA
- a CDS encoding zinc-dependent alcohol dehydrogenase, whose translation MKAVAAKQGRIVVIDAQEPELLPGHVLIRTEYSAISPGTEMSMLKASGETPVILGYSAVGIVERVGEGVTGFAPGQRAACYGAPYVRHAGLLAVPANLAAVVPEGVSPEEAAFAGLGAIAIHALRTADLRFGESAVVVGLGLLGNLTAQIASAAAFRTIGHDLNEDRVRRMRELGVPAFADQSELEANLPRLTGGAGADSVLLCVGGPGEALMNQALEWIRDRGKLVIVGDITAQFSRGAMFAKEAQVLISRAGGPGRYDRGYERDNRDYPIGYVRWTEGRNTAEYIRLLAERKISVAPLITDVYPVERADEAYRNYAELAPTVGTLLKHG comes from the coding sequence TTGAAGGCGGTAGCAGCGAAACAGGGACGAATTGTTGTCATCGACGCGCAGGAGCCGGAGCTGTTGCCCGGTCACGTGCTCATTCGCACGGAATACTCGGCTATCAGTCCGGGCACCGAGATGAGCATGTTGAAAGCGTCCGGCGAGACGCCCGTCATCTTGGGGTACAGCGCGGTCGGCATCGTCGAGCGGGTCGGAGAAGGCGTGACGGGATTCGCGCCCGGCCAACGGGCGGCATGCTACGGGGCGCCGTATGTCCGGCACGCGGGACTGCTGGCCGTGCCGGCCAATTTGGCGGCGGTCGTGCCGGAGGGGGTGTCTCCCGAGGAGGCCGCGTTCGCCGGATTGGGCGCGATTGCCATCCATGCGCTGCGGACCGCCGATCTGCGGTTCGGCGAATCCGCGGTTGTCGTCGGACTCGGCCTGCTCGGCAACCTGACCGCGCAGATCGCTTCCGCCGCGGCGTTCCGCACGATCGGGCACGACCTCAACGAGGACCGCGTCCGGCGGATGCGGGAGCTTGGCGTCCCCGCGTTCGCGGATCAGAGCGAGCTGGAGGCGAACCTGCCCCGGCTCACCGGCGGCGCCGGGGCGGACAGCGTGCTGCTGTGCGTCGGCGGCCCCGGCGAAGCGCTTATGAACCAAGCGCTGGAATGGATTCGCGACCGCGGGAAATTGGTCATCGTGGGCGACATCACGGCGCAATTTTCGCGCGGAGCGATGTTCGCGAAGGAAGCGCAGGTGCTCATTTCGCGGGCGGGCGGCCCCGGCCGTTACGATCGGGGGTACGAGCGGGACAACCGCGATTATCCGATCGGCTACGTGCGTTGGACGGAGGGGCGGAATACGGCCGAATACATCCGATTGCTGGCGGAACGGAAAATATCGGTCGCGCCGCTTATTACGGATGTGTATCCCGTTGAACGGGCGGACGAGGCGTACCGCAATTACGCGGAGCTCGCTCCGACCGTCGGAACGCTGCTGAAGCACGGCTGA
- a CDS encoding Gfo/Idh/MocA family protein, protein MNENKRTVRFGIVGCGIIAELHAEAIRACPHAELAAVIDIDPERSRSFAEKHGIPHAFSDLGDMLSLPEIDVVSICTPSGLHGDAAIQAARSGKHVLCEKPLEITPEKMTAMIEACRNAGVKLGCVYQRRALSVPKAVKRVIEEGKLGKLVLGDAYLKYYRSQAYYDSAGWRGTWALDGGGALMNQGVHGVDMIQWLCGGIQKVYGRTAALSRNIEVEDTAVAVVEFRNGAFGVIEGATTVYPERSTRFEIHGELGTVVFDDNGIQEWHVPGEETPPAKDDPIEGVRSYGHYLFIEDMALAVLEDREPMVPGEEARKAVDIILAIYESSSSKREVIL, encoded by the coding sequence ATGAACGAGAACAAACGAACCGTTCGTTTCGGCATCGTCGGCTGCGGCATCATTGCGGAGCTGCACGCGGAAGCGATTCGGGCTTGTCCGCACGCGGAACTGGCCGCGGTCATCGATATCGACCCGGAGCGGTCTCGGTCTTTTGCCGAGAAACACGGCATTCCGCACGCCTTTTCCGATTTGGGCGACATGCTGTCTTTGCCGGAGATCGACGTCGTTTCGATCTGCACGCCGAGCGGGCTGCACGGCGACGCGGCCATCCAGGCCGCCCGATCCGGCAAGCACGTGCTCTGCGAGAAGCCGCTCGAGATTACGCCGGAGAAGATGACGGCCATGATCGAGGCGTGCCGCAACGCCGGCGTGAAGCTGGGCTGCGTCTATCAGCGCAGGGCGCTCTCCGTTCCGAAAGCCGTCAAGCGCGTCATCGAGGAAGGCAAGCTCGGGAAGCTTGTGCTCGGCGACGCTTATCTGAAATACTACCGAAGCCAAGCGTATTACGACAGCGCCGGCTGGCGCGGAACGTGGGCGCTTGACGGCGGCGGCGCGCTGATGAATCAGGGCGTGCACGGCGTCGATATGATTCAATGGCTGTGCGGCGGCATCCAGAAGGTGTACGGCAGAACTGCGGCGCTCTCCCGAAACATCGAGGTGGAGGACACGGCCGTCGCCGTCGTCGAATTCCGGAACGGCGCCTTCGGCGTCATCGAGGGCGCGACGACGGTATACCCGGAACGCAGCACGCGGTTTGAAATTCACGGCGAGCTCGGCACCGTCGTCTTCGACGACAACGGCATTCAGGAGTGGCATGTTCCGGGGGAAGAAACGCCTCCGGCGAAGGACGATCCGATCGAAGGCGTCCGTTCGTACGGCCACTACCTCTTTATCGAAGACATGGCGCTCGCCGTGCTCGAAGACAGGGAGCCGATGGTTCCCGGGGAGGAAGCCCGCAAAGCGGTGGACATCATCCTCGCCATCTACGAATCGTCCTCGAGCAAACGCGAAGTGATTCTGTGA
- a CDS encoding DUF4956 domain-containing protein, with amino-acid sequence MNDVINFQDIIKKSFLHLESFRNVSYIDMILGLTFSFLIGMFIYMLYHRTFRGVVYSYNYNVSFVLMTMITALIIMTISTNIVLSLGMVGALSIVRFRTAVKDPLDIVYMFWSISAGIACGARMYPLAVGGSLAIGIVVYWLSRRKVRGQPYLLIVRHTEEATDQLRAALRQLNGKLKSKTVRKGFTELTIEIVMLDDNTAFMQKISELAGVSDVSLINYTGDYAQ; translated from the coding sequence ATGAATGATGTAATCAATTTTCAGGATATTATCAAAAAAAGCTTCCTGCATCTGGAATCTTTCCGGAACGTGTCCTATATCGACATGATCCTGGGGCTTACCTTCTCGTTTCTGATCGGCATGTTTATCTACATGCTGTATCACCGGACATTTCGGGGGGTGGTATATAGCTATAACTACAATGTGTCGTTTGTCCTGATGACGATGATTACGGCCCTTATCATCATGACCATCAGCACCAATATCGTGCTCTCGCTGGGCATGGTCGGCGCGCTCAGTATTGTCCGTTTCCGGACCGCGGTCAAGGATCCGCTCGACATCGTCTATATGTTCTGGTCGATATCGGCCGGGATCGCCTGCGGGGCGAGAATGTATCCGTTGGCGGTCGGCGGTTCGCTTGCCATCGGAATTGTCGTGTATTGGCTGTCGCGGCGCAAGGTTCGCGGTCAGCCTTATCTTTTGATCGTACGCCATACGGAGGAAGCAACCGATCAGCTCCGCGCAGCGCTGCGTCAGTTGAACGGAAAGCTGAAGTCCAAGACGGTGCGCAAGGGCTTCACCGAGCTTACGATTGAGATCGTGATGTTGGACGACAACACGGCCTTCATGCAGAAAATCAGCGAACTGGCCGGAGTCAGCGACGTATCGCTGATCAACTACACCGGCGATTATGCACAGTAA
- a CDS encoding FAD-dependent oxidoreductase — protein MNEYRVDVAVLGGGPAGIAAAVAAARNGARTLLAERYGFLGGMSTLALVYPWMTFHTAAGEQVIRGIAQEIVDRLMRRNASPGHLRDTIGFVHTLTPYHPEAFKVLAFDMLQEAGAELLLHAWAVDADCVGGELRSVTLQTKSGPVRVRARMFVDATGDGDIAAFAGAPWEQGNANGKTQPMTMKFRMRGVDFSEIKAYMRRHPEDFYRKSLISELDRLPLTGVAGFYSKWREAALPIPRDGVLLFAGPGEDEAVVNVSRVSGLNPMDARDLTSAEIEGRRQVEMIESFLRQSIPGFGRARVTQVGTQIGVRETRRIAGKYVLTGEDVLTGRRFPDAVARSGYPIDIHQPEGKGVTEGFIEAGGAYDIPYRCLLPQGVFNLVMAGRCLSASHEAQATARLTPSCMALGQAAGTAAALAAADGRSAEDVPIELLQERLLRGGAELGLDHDITPEPREGAS, from the coding sequence ATGAACGAATATCGCGTAGACGTGGCCGTCCTCGGAGGCGGGCCGGCGGGCATCGCCGCCGCCGTCGCCGCCGCGAGGAACGGGGCCCGTACGCTTCTGGCGGAGCGTTACGGATTTTTGGGCGGCATGTCGACTTTGGCGCTGGTTTATCCGTGGATGACGTTCCATACCGCGGCGGGCGAACAAGTGATTCGGGGCATCGCGCAAGAAATCGTCGATCGCCTGATGCGCAGGAATGCTTCGCCCGGCCATCTTCGGGACACGATCGGGTTCGTGCATACGCTGACGCCGTATCATCCCGAAGCGTTTAAAGTTTTGGCGTTCGATATGCTGCAGGAAGCCGGCGCCGAGCTGCTGCTGCACGCCTGGGCGGTCGACGCCGATTGCGTCGGCGGAGAACTGCGGAGCGTCACGCTCCAGACGAAGTCCGGCCCTGTTCGCGTAAGGGCCCGCATGTTCGTGGACGCGACGGGAGACGGCGACATCGCCGCCTTCGCGGGCGCGCCGTGGGAGCAAGGCAACGCGAACGGCAAAACGCAGCCGATGACGATGAAATTCCGGATGCGAGGAGTCGACTTCTCCGAGATCAAAGCGTATATGCGCCGCCATCCGGAAGACTTCTACCGGAAATCGTTGATATCGGAGCTGGACCGGCTTCCGCTTACGGGCGTGGCGGGCTTTTACAGCAAATGGCGGGAGGCGGCGTTGCCGATTCCCCGGGACGGCGTCCTGTTGTTCGCCGGACCCGGCGAAGACGAAGCGGTGGTGAACGTCTCCCGCGTTTCCGGCTTGAACCCGATGGACGCCCGGGACTTGACGTCTGCCGAAATCGAGGGCAGACGCCAGGTCGAGATGATCGAAAGCTTCCTCCGGCAATCCATCCCCGGATTCGGGCGGGCGCGCGTCACTCAGGTCGGTACGCAGATCGGCGTGCGGGAAACCCGGCGCATTGCCGGAAAGTACGTGCTGACCGGCGAGGACGTGCTGACCGGCCGTCGTTTTCCCGACGCGGTGGCGAGAAGCGGCTACCCGATCGACATTCATCAACCGGAAGGGAAAGGCGTGACGGAAGGCTTCATCGAGGCGGGGGGCGCCTACGACATCCCGTACCGGTGCTTGCTTCCGCAGGGCGTGTTTAATTTGGTCATGGCCGGCCGCTGCTTGTCCGCGTCGCACGAGGCGCAAGCGACCGCCCGGCTGACGCCGAGCTGCATGGCGCTCGGGCAAGCGGCCGGCACGGCGGCGGCGTTGGCCGCCGCGGACGGGCGTTCGGCGGAAGACGTGCCGATCGAGCTGCTGCAGGAGCGTTTGCTGCGCGGCGGAGCCGAACTCGGGCTCGATCACGATATTACACCTGAACCACGGGAGGGAGCCTCTTGA